The following coding sequences are from one Carassius auratus strain Wakin chromosome 47, ASM336829v1, whole genome shotgun sequence window:
- the LOC113065083 gene encoding fibroin heavy chain-like isoform X26, producing the protein MTARVYCSLMAVLSCLSGNLIITDATFSFPTMVFGFCPMKLTVVPSRRGCFFDGDCPGGEKCCIFESGSACVPPVSMTFPKIVAGFCPTKLTVVPSRRGCFSDGDCFGGDKCCIFESGPACVPPVSMDRIIQESLMKPGLCPPPTFERRSCTTFCNGDSDCPNNEKCCSNGCGRYCTAPYAVKPGQCPKPKDTPECAESCFHDGQCPDSQKCCPTTCGYACSEANDQESGQGSVHVSVKAGGNGRGYVSIQTSNRGSSSGSSSGFGSGGSSGSSSGTGSGSGQAQGSSSGSVSGSGSGQAQGSGSGSVSGSGSGSSSGTGSGSGSSSGTGSGSGSSSGSGQVQGSSSGSSYGTGSAGGSGSGSSSGSGQAQGSSSGSGYGTGSSSGSGQAQGSSSGSGSSFGSVSSSGSGYGTGSASSSGSGSSSGSGQAQGSSSGSGSSFGSGYGTGIASSSGTGSGSGSSSGSGHGTGTGSSSGSGYGTGSGYGTGSASSSGSGSGSGTSSGSGYGTGSASSSGTGSGSGSSSGSGQAQGSSSGTGSSYGSVSSSGSGSGTGSASSSGSGSGTGSASSSGSGYGSGTSSGSGYGTGSASSSGSGSGTGSASSIGSGSGSGTSSGSGYGTGSGSSSGSGQAQGSSSGGGSSYGSVSSSGSGYGTGSASSSGSGQAQGSSSGGGSSYGSVSSSGSGYGTGSASSSGTGSGSGSSSGSGQAQGSSSGSGSSYGSVSSSGSGYGTGSASSSGTGSGMGSSSGTGSGSGSGSGSGSSSGSGQAQGSSSGSGSSYGSVSSSGSGYGTGSASSSGTGSGSGSSSGSGQAQGSSSGSGYGTGSSSGSGQVQESSSGNGSGSVSSSGSGTSSGSGQAQERISGSSSGTGNASSSGTGSGSGTSYGSGQAQGSSSGIGSGSGSGSNQVQGSSSGSGSSYGSGSSQAQGSGSGSGTSHGSGSSQAQGSGSGGGSSQAQGSGSGSGSSYGSGSSQAQRSGSGSGSSQAQGSGSQGSEGSQVQGSGSGGGTSYGSSNYGSQAQASGSGSGTSHGSGSSQAQGSGSGSGYGSGTSHGSESSQAQGSGSGSGSSQAQGSGSGSVSGQAQGSSSESGSGSNYGSGQAQASGSGSRTGYESGSNNGHGSNQAQGGSSESGYGSGISHGSGSSQAQGSGSGGRTSYGSGNNYGSSQAQASGSGSGTGYESGRNNGHGSNQVQGSSSESGYGSGISHGSGSSQAQGSGSRGGSGYGSGSSSGTSYGSGSSQAQGTGSGSVSGQAQGSSSESGSGSGNNYGSGSNYGSAQASGSGSGTGYESGSNNGHGSSQVQGGSSESGSGSGSNYGSGQAQGSSSETDSESGSNYGSGQAQGSSSETSSGSGTDSGSSQSQGSGSGSGSSSGSGQAQGGGSGSGTDYESGSNYESGGGQAQGSGSGSGRNYGSGRGRARGSGSGRGQAQGSNYGSGSGLAQGSGYGRGSSSGSGYRHSSGSDQGSGQAQGSNYGSGSDPGSGYGSESSSGNGYRHSSGSDQGSGQAQGSSYGSGSDQGSSYASGHGSGQYQGSSDESGRRYGSDQGSSYRSGNGYETYGNRHDQGSGHGSSQHQESSYGSGHGSGQRQGSNKGSGHGSRQAQGSD; encoded by the exons ATGACAGCACGAGTGTACTGCTCGTTGATGGCTGTTTTATCATGTCTGTCTGGAAACTTGATCATAACAGATGCCACAT TCAGCTTCCCAACAATGGTGTTTGGTTTCTGTCCGATGAAGCTGACGGTCGTGCCGTCTCGTCGAGGATGTTTCTTTGATGGAGATTGCCCTGGAGGAGAAAAATGCTGTATATTTGAGTCGGGGTCTGCATGTGTGCCACCTGTTTCCA TGACCTTCCCAAAAATTGTGGCCGGGTTCTGTCCGACAAAGCTGACTGTTGTGCCATCCCGTCGAGGGTGTTTTTCTGATGGAGACTGCTTTGGAGGAGACAAATGCTGTATATTTGAGTCAGGGCCCGCATGTGTGCCACCTGTTTCCA TGGATAGAATTATTCAGGAGTCATTGATGAAGCCAGGACTGTGTCCACCCCCAACCTTTGAAAGAAGATCGTGTACCACATTCTGTAACGGTGACTCTGACTGTCCCAACAATGAGAAGTGCTGCAGCAATGGATGTGGTCGTTACTGTACGGCTCCATATGCAG TGAAACCAGGTCAATGTCCCAAACCGAAGGACACTCCAGAATGTGCTGAAAGCTGTTtccatgatggccagtgtcctgacTCGCAGAAATGTTGCCCAACTACCTGTGGCTATGCATGTAGTGAAGCAAATGATCAAGAAAGTGGTCAGGGAAGTGTTCATGTAAGTGTTAAGGCAGGTGGAAATGGAAGGGGTTATGTAAGTATTCAGACAAGTAATCGTGGAAGTAGTTCTGGAAGTAGTTCTGGATTTGGTTCTGGAGGTAGTTCTGGAAGTAGTTCTGGAACTGGTTCTGGAAGTGGTCAGGCTCAGGGAAGTAGTTCTGGTAGTGTAAGTGGTTCTGGAAGTGGTCAGGCTCAGGGAAGTGGTTCTGGAAGTGTAAGTGGTTCTGGGAGTGGGAGTAGTTCTGGAACTGGTTCTGGGAGTGGAAGTAGTTCTGGAACTGGTTCTGGGAGTGGAAGTAGTTCTGGAAGTGGTCAGGTTCAAGGGAGTAGTTCTGGAAGCAGTTATGGAACTGGAAGTGCAGGTGGTTCTGGAAGTGGAAGTAGTTCTGGAAGTGGTCAGGCTCAGGGAAGTAGTTCTGGAAGTGGTTATGGAACTGGAAGTAGTTCTGGAAGTGGTCAGGCTCAGGGAAGTAGTTCTGGAAGTGGGAGTAGTTTTGGAAGTGTGAGTAGTTCTGGAAGTGGTTATGGAACTGGAAGTGCAAGTAGTTCTGGAAGTGGAAGTAGTTCTGGAAGTGGTCAGGCTCAGGGAAGTAGTTCTGGAAGTGGGAGTAGTTTTGGAAGTGGTTATGGAACTGGAATTGCAAGTAGTTCTGGAACTGGTTCTGGAAGTGGAAGTAGTTCTGGAAGTGGTCATGGAACAGGAACTGGAAGTAGTTCTGGAAGTGGTTATGGAACTGGAAGTGGTTATGGAACTGGAAGTGCAAGTAGTTCTGGAAGTGGTTCTGGAAGTGGAACTAGTTCCGGAAGTGGTTATGGAACTGGAAGTGCAAGTAGTTCTGGAACAGGTTCTGGAAGTGGAAGTAGTTCCGGAAGTGGTCAGGCTCAGGGAAGTAGTTCTGGAACTGGGAGTAGTTATGGAAGTGTGAGTAGTTCTGGAAGTGGTTCTGGAACTGGAAGTGCAAGTAGTTCTGGAAGTGGTTCTGGAACTGGAAGTGCAAGTAGTTCTGGAAGTGGTTATGGAAGTGGAACTAGTTCCGGAAGTGGTTATGGAACTGGAAGTGCAAGTAGTTCTGGAAGTGGTTCTGGAACTGGAAGTGCAAGTAGTATTGGAAGTGGTTCTGGAAGTGGAACTAGTTCCGGAAGTGGTTATGGAACTGGAAGTGGAAGTAGTTCTGGAAGTGGTCAGGCTCAGGGGAGTAGTTCTGGAGGTGGGAGTAGTTATGGAAGTGTGAGTAGTTCTGGAAGTGGTTATGGAACTGGAAGTGCAAGTAGTTCTGGAAGTGGTCAGGCTCAGGGGAGTAGTTCTGGAGGTGGGAGTAGTTATGGAAGTGTGAGTAGTTCTGGAAGTGGTTATGGAACTGGAAGTGCAAGTAGTTCTGGAACAGGTTCTGGAAGTGGAAGTAGTTCTGGAAGTGGTCAGGCTCAGGGAAGTAGTTCTGGAAGTGGGAGTAGTTATGGAAGTGTGAGTAGTTCTGGAAGTGGTTATGGAACTGGAAGTGCAAGTAGTTCTGGAACTGGTTCTGGAATGGGAAGTAGTTCTGGAACGGGTTCTGGAAGTGGAAGTGGTTCTGGAAGTGGAAGTAGTTCTGGAAGTG GTCAGGCTCAGGGAAGTAGTTCTGGAAGTGGGAGTAGTTATGGAAGTGTGAGTAGTTCTGGAAGTGGTTATGGAACTGGAAGTGCAAGTAGTTCTGGAACAGGTTCTGGAAGTGGAAGTAGTTCTGGAAGTGGTCAGGCTCAGGGAAGTAGTTCCGGAAGTGGTTATGGAACTGGAAGTAGTTCTGGAAGTGGTCAGGTTCAGGAGAGTAGTTCTGGAAATGGTTCTGGAAGTGTGAGTAGTTCTGGAAGTGGAACTAGTTCCGGAAGTGGTCAGGCTCAAGAACGTATTTCTGGAAGTAGTTCTGGAACTGGAAATGCAAGTAGTTCTGGAACTGGTTCTGGAAGTGGAACTAGTTATGGAAGTGGCCAGGCTCAGGGAAGTAGTTCTGGAATTGGAAGTGGTTCAGGAAGTGGAAGCAATCAGGTTCAAGGAAGTAGTTCTGGAAGTGGAAGTAGTTATGGAAGTGGCAGCAGTCAGGCTCAGGGAAGTGGTTCTGGAAGTGGAACTAGTCATGGAAGTGGAAGCAGTCAGGCTCAGGGAAGTGGTTCCGGAGGTGGAAGCAGTCAGGCTCAGGGAAGTGGTTCTGGAAGTGGAAGTAGTTATGGAAGTGGAAGCAGTCAGGCCCAGAGAAGTGGTTCTGGAAGTGGAAGCAGTCAGGCTCAGGGAAGTGGAAGTCAAGGAAGTGAAGGTAGTCAGGTTCAGGGAAGTGGTTCTGGAGGTGGAACTAGTTATGGGAGCAGTAATTATGGTAGTCAGGCTCAGGCAAGTGGTTCTGGAAGTGGAACTAGTCATGGAAGTGGAAGCAGTCAGGCTCAGGGAAGCGGTTCTGGAAGTGGTTATGGAAGTGGAACTAGTCACGGAAGTGAAAGCAGTCAGGCTCAGGGAAGTGGTTCTGGAAGTGGAAGCAGTCAGGCTCAGGGAAGTGGTTCTGGAAGTGTTAGTGGTCAGGCTCAGGGAAGTAGTTCTGAAAGTGGTTCTGGAAGTAATTATGGAAGCGGTCAGGCTCAGGCAAGTGGTTCTGGAAGTAGAACTGGTTATGAAAGTGGAAGTAATAATGGACATGGAAGCAATCAGGCTCAAGGAGGTAGTTCTGAAAGTGGTTATGGAAGTGGAATTAGTCATGGAAGTGGAAGCAGTCAGGCTCAGGGAAGTGGTTCTGGAGGTAGAACTAGTTATGGGAGTGGAAATAATTACGGAAGCAGTCAGGCTCAGGCAAGTGGTTCTGGAAGTGGAACTGGTTATGAAAGTGGAAGAAATAATGGACATGGAAGCAATCAGGTTCAAGGAAGTAGTTCTGAAAGTGGTTATGGAAGTGGAATTAGTCATGGAAGTGGAAGCAGTCAGGCTCAGGGAAGTGGTTCTAGAGGTGGAAGTGGTTATGGAAGTGGAAGTAGTTCTGGAACTAGTTATGGAAGTGGAAGCAGTCAGGCTCAGGGAACTGGTTCTGGAAGTGTTAGTGGTCAGGCTCAGGGAAGTAGTTCTGAAAGTGGTTCTGGAAGTGGAAATAATTATGGAAGTGGAAGTAATTATGGAAGCGCTCAGGCAAGTGGTTCTGGAAGTGGAACTGGTTATGAAAGTGGAAGTAATAATGGACATGGAAGCAGTCAGGTTCAAGGAGGTAGCTCTGAAAGTGGTTCTGGAAGTGGAAGTAATTATGGAAGCGGTCAGGCTCAGGGGAGTAGTTCTGAAACTGATTCTGAAAGTGGAAGTAACTATGGAAGTGGTCAGGCTCAAGGAAGTAGTTCTGAGACCAGTTCTGGAAGTGGAACTGATTCTGGAAGCAGTCAGTCTCAGGGAAGTGGTTCTGGAAGTGGAAGTAGTTCTGGAAGCGGTCAGGCTCAGGGAGGTGGTTCTGGAAGTGGAACTGATTATGAAAGTGGAAGTAATTATGAAAGTGGAGGTGGTCAGGCTCAGGGAAGTGGTTCTGGAAGTGGACGTAACTATGGAAGTGGAAGGGGTCGAGCTCGGGGAAGTGGTTCTGGAAGGGGTCAGGCTCAGGGAAGTAATTATGGAAGTGGAAGTGGTCTTGCGCAGGGAAGTGGTTATGGAAGGGGAAGCAGTTCTGGAAGTGGTTATAGACATAGTTCTGGAAGTGATCAGGGAAGTGGTCAAGCTCAGGGAAGTAATTATGGAAGTGGAAGCGATCCGGGAAGTGGTTATGGAAGTGAGAGCAGTTCTGGAAATGGTTATAGACATAGTTCTGGAAGTGATCAGGGAAGTGGTCAAGCTCAGGGAAGTAGTTATGGAAGTGGAAGTGATCAGGGAAGTAGTTATGCAAGTGGTCATGGAAGCGGTCAATATCAGGGAAGTAGTGATGAAAGTGGAAGACGTTATGGAAGTGACCAGGGAAGTAGCTACAGAAGTGGAAATGGTTATGAAACTTATGGAAATCGACATGATCAGGGAAGTGGTCATGGAAGCAGTCAACATCAGGAAAGTAGTTATGGAAGTGGTCATGGAAGCGGTCAACGTCAGGGAAGCAATAAGGGAAGTGGTCATGGAAGCAGACAAGCTCAGGGAAGTGATTAG